The DNA sequence ttttttgtcttaaccGATGAGCAATtccaatttcaaattataatattttagttatttgaaatatatttttaaaattacttaattttaattttcttttaatcgTCTGATccaaatatatcattttctttaaaaaaaattaaaattttcaaataaatgaatttcttTCATAAATTATCTCGTCGTCGAAACACGCACTTAAGGATTCTACTCATCAAGTGCACGTTTCAAGCTAATTTGGTATATTCTTGAATGAAGTTGACACTGTGAAAATAACTCTTTTGCTACAATAAATTAAGGTGTGTTTTATAATTCAAAGCTTCAGTGGTTGATGTAGGAGCCAAGATGATAAAGGGTCTCACGCATAATAACACATTGCATTCTGGGGAGTTTAACAGAGTGAGTGAGCATGAGGTCCATGTCACATTAAAAAATGTCCAGTTTCACACTGTGAACGTGAGACACCCCACTCCATTTTACAACCCAACCACTCTATTTATCCACAGCATGCACCCTCCTACAAGCACACACAAACTAAGTCACCATGAACAACTTCACACTTGCATCCATTTTGACGGCCATTTCTGCATTACTCTTCTTAGCAACTTATTTGACTAACACCCCAACAAGAGACACACAGAAACACCTCCATTTCCAAAAGCACATACAACTAGCCCAATCCACGTGCCAAGGAACACTCTACCCCGACCTATGTGTCTCAACCCTTGCCACATTCCCAGATCTTACCTCAAAATCTGTCCCGCAAGTCATTTCTTCCGTGGTCAACCATACCATGTACGAGGTAAAATCATCCTTCTACAACTGCACCACCCTCAAAAAGAAGATCAGAAACCTCAACCCACTTGACCAGAGAGCCCTCGACGACTGTCTCAAACTGTTCGAAGACACCAACGTGGAGCTCAAGACCACCATCGATGATCTCTCCAAGACCACCATAGGGTCCAAGCGCCACCATGACTTGCAGACTCTGCTCAGCGGAGCAATGACCAACTTATACACGTGCCTCGACGGCTTTGCTTACAGCAAGGGGCGCGTCAGAGACAGAATCGAGAAGAAGTTGCTTGAGATATCACATCACATGAGCAACTCCCTGGCCATGCTGAAGAAGGTTCCTCAAGTGAAGAGAACAACTTCGAAATCTGAGGTGTTCCCCGAATATGGAAATATGAAAAAGGGCTTCCCCTCCTGGGTGTCCCCCAATGACAGAAAGCTTCTCCAAGCGTCTGTGAATGAAACCAAGTTCGATCTCGTCGTTGCCAAAGATGGTACTGGCAATTTCACCACCATAGGGGAAGCACTCGCTGTGGCTCCCAACTCCAGCACAACCAGGTACGTAATATAAAGCCTTTTTTACGTGAATATAAGTGAATAATGTGACTTTAAATGTTGATTTTGTGCATCATTGTATTATGTTTATTCTCACATAAGATTGTGAAATGTGTTTGATGGTAGGTTTGTGATACACATAAAGGCGGGGGCATATTTCGAGAATGTGGAAGTGATTAGGAAGCAGACGAATCTGATGTTTGTTGGAGACGGCATTGGGAAGACAGTAGTGAAAGGCAGTAGGAACGTTGTGGACGGGTGGACAACTTTTCAATCAGCTACTGTTGGTagctcttcttcttcttcttccttctgcTAATATTTTGGATTAATTTGTTAACTTCTAATTAATTGGTTTTGAAgttaatttgaaagaaaagagaaaaagaaaagaaaaattagggGAGGCTATAATCACTGTGGTATCTAGTTAGATTTAATCAGTAGTTTTGTCACGTAATGGTATACCCTGCTATGTCAAAGACAGAGAAAAAATCATTAGGAAAGGTTCGAACAAGACAAACAAAATGGCAACTTGATGATGAAcccatttaaaaattaatagtaaattAAGTTGGGTAGGTGAGTTTGCAGATAAATTAGATGATATAGGAAATGATTTTAAATGGTTTGAACAGACACCGAGTGGTTGGGTTTGTGAAGTGAGGGGGGTGCAGTTACAACGTGCATTGAATTGAAAAGTAGCGTTGTAGAGGAAGGAAGCAGACGCTGATGCATTTTCTGATGCGCTCTGCTGTCCTTAAAATTCAGATATCACAGACTAGTGTCGGCTATATAACAAATCCTTATTAATGTTACGACAATTTGTAATTTAGATTCTTGTCATGGAACTAGCAAAATGcctttttttgttggttttgaaTGTCTGAAATAGAAGTAGGGaaatttgaaaagataaaaggcTTTGCCGCTTAAAGTATCGGAGGAATCGGCTTTCCCGTGAATGAACATTATGCTGAAAAGTGATAGGTGATGGGTCCATGTGAATTTGTGCTATCCTTCATTGATTTAATTATGAGCATATGATAATACAGAtccttttttaattaattaatacaatgCTTGTTTTTCTTCGTCGTTACTTTCGTCAATTATTATTCCTTTTCTGGGAATAACATTAGAAGACTCAAATTTGTGTTTTTCAGTGTTCCTGTCTAACTTTCAATCATATAGCAATAAATCCAGTGATATCAAAATCTGGGTATTATTTGGAAATCAGTTAATATTTTAGATGTCTATACCATTTTTCAATTAGATCTGCTTCATAAGACAACAGGGGTTAGcgtgtaattattttaatttatatttcacgAAAAGTAGAGTTAGCAACAACATTCTTGGGTCAAAGTATAAGGTCCACATGTCTATCCACGCCCAACTAAAAGAGCATTCTATTATTCTGGATCGCCATAATAACACTCATCCCATTAGGTCCACTTTCCTTGCTATTTCTTCTATGCTTTGCCTTTGCTTTTCTCTTTTTGCTTTTAACAAATGAAAAAggctttaactttttttctctaATGTTGAATTGTGAATGATGATGATCCAGAATGTAATCCTTACAGCTTTGACATTTATGGTATTTTGCAGCTGTTGTAGGAGAAGGATTCATAGCAAAGGGTATAACTTTTGAGAACTCAGCAGGGCCAGACAAACACCAAGCAGTGGCCCTGAGAAGTGGTGCTGACTTCTCGGCTTTTTTCCGTTGCAGTTTTGTTGGGTATCAAGACACACTTTATGTGCATTCCCTACGCCAATTCTACCGAGAATGTGACATTTATGGCACTGTAGACTTCATTTTTGGCAATGCAGCAGTGGTGTTCCAAAACTGCAACTTATACGCACGCAAACCAAACGAAAATCAGAAGAACTTGTTCACTGCGCAAGGCAGAGAGGACCCTAACCAAAACACTGGCATATCCATCTTGAACTGCAAGATTGCAGCTGCTTCAGACTTAGTCCCTGTCAAATCCTCCTTCAAGAGCTACCTGGGTCGTCCATGGAAAACGTACTCAAGAACTGTTTATCTAAAATCTTACATGGAGGATCTGATTGACCCAGCAGGGTGGTTGGAATGGAATGACACATTTGCGTTGGATACACTGTATTATGGAGAGTACATGAATAAGGGTCCAGGTTCAAACACAAGTGGCAGAGTTACATGGCCGGGTTATAGGGTCATAAACAGCTCCACTGAGGCAACCCAATTCACAGTTGCTGAGTTTATTCAAGGTAGTGACTGGTTGAACACCACAGGCATTCCATTCTTCTCTGGTTTGAGTTGAGGAATATATTCACTTGTTGGCTCAGTTCGTTGAGCTTATATATGATAAAGATGTTACACATTCTGGTTTTAGTATGACAGGTTAATATGATTCTCCTGCTTTCATTCTCTGTCTTAACAAAGGTACAGCATTGTTCTCAGTCCTCAGCAATAGCTAAACCTGAGAGATCACGAGAATTATAACGTTTActtgtattattattacttagtTCTCATTGTATAGGGCTATAGGCTATGATAGCCCCCTCACTATGTATCCAAAGTTTAATCTTGTAAGGGACTATGTTACTGTTCAGTAAGTGACTATAATCCCACTGGATATCCCCGTTATGTACtaaatttctttttagaaaaaagaaatgcaaCAATGATGGACCTGAAATAAAaatctttgtttttcttaaagaaaaatagttatatGTTTCTTTAGAAATATATTCATGTAACTTGTGAGAGATTATGAGATatgaaattcatttattaaataagagaagcattgtgaaaaaaaagaataccAATTTGTATAtcgaatattttaattttaagcaaATATCTTGTATAAAAAAAGGGTTCTTCAAAATAGCTTTACGAATTCTCAATTAGAACTAAATGAATCAGTAAAGTTTATATCACATGAAAACAagttatctataactatatatataaaaaggattATTTCTTTTTGTCCACATTCtataattctaaatttatcattttttactatttttttttctcctcattctgtattttaatataaagggattgttttagttatttttacattgaatttaTTTACTACAAGTGTCTAAATAATATGCAATTTTATTAATACTAGACACTTATCAAACATTTGTTGACATTTTTGTcctctaaataaaataaaattgtattaatgattattgagcttaaaattcatttaatataactATTAACTATAGACTTCTGTAAAATTGAATGCTTATAATggctttttttgtatttctaggTCCTTTTGACCATCAATTTGTAAAATAGGGtctgttgaaatttttttgcgAAACAGGATCAAGTCCTCATGGgggaggacgacattaaaggtgaagtcgtcctctgTCGTCCTCCCCCAAccggtttcatttttttttttttgaaaaagcgATGTCGTTAGGATGGAGGCTTGTTTC is a window from the Vigna unguiculata cultivar IT97K-499-35 chromosome 7, ASM411807v1, whole genome shotgun sequence genome containing:
- the LOC114190749 gene encoding pectinesterase-like codes for the protein MNNFTLASILTAISALLFLATYLTNTPTRDTQKHLHFQKHIQLAQSTCQGTLYPDLCVSTLATFPDLTSKSVPQVISSVVNHTMYEVKSSFYNCTTLKKKIRNLNPLDQRALDDCLKLFEDTNVELKTTIDDLSKTTIGSKRHHDLQTLLSGAMTNLYTCLDGFAYSKGRVRDRIEKKLLEISHHMSNSLAMLKKVPQVKRTTSKSEVFPEYGNMKKGFPSWVSPNDRKLLQASVNETKFDLVVAKDGTGNFTTIGEALAVAPNSSTTRFVIHIKAGAYFENVEVIRKQTNLMFVGDGIGKTVVKGSRNVVDGWTTFQSATVAVVGEGFIAKGITFENSAGPDKHQAVALRSGADFSAFFRCSFVGYQDTLYVHSLRQFYRECDIYGTVDFIFGNAAVVFQNCNLYARKPNENQKNLFTAQGREDPNQNTGISILNCKIAAASDLVPVKSSFKSYLGRPWKTYSRTVYLKSYMEDLIDPAGWLEWNDTFALDTLYYGEYMNKGPGSNTSGRVTWPGYRVINSSTEATQFTVAEFIQGSDWLNTTGIPFFSGLS